Genomic DNA from Budorcas taxicolor isolate Tak-1 chromosome 5, Takin1.1, whole genome shotgun sequence:
GTGACATGAAATGACTTTAAATAGCATTGAAACCTTAGCTTCCCTTTGAATTTAAGGTAGAGACTCCTGTCCCCTTTTTTGTCATGGTTTAGTGGGTTGAGCAGTAGGGTTAACATTGGCTATATTTAGAGAGTCTTCCTGTCTCTTCTCTGACATACGTGCAAAGGCTCCCTGAAATGGTTCAGTTGTTCCCTTTGTATGAAGACattgagagagaatgaaaaacacaACAGCCCAGAACCCTTAGAGAGGTTCTCTATCTTGGCTATTCATCAGAGTCAAACTGGGAGTTTAAAATGCTCTGTACGCCTGAGTACCATCCAGGGTGACTGGTGTAGCGGGTGTGGGGTGGAGCTGAGCACTGATGCACCCATCTGCTGtctttagaagaaaaggaaggataggGCTATGAGTGTTTGAGAAGCattccttcttgtttttcttcattcaGAGAAAGGATCTGGTTTTCCCCGTGTGAATATTAGAAAACCTGGAATTTTCCCAAGCAGGTGTCTCTGACCAAATTCTATAGAAGACATTGGATGGagactcaaaaaacaaaagacttTAAGGACCGGATCCCAAATCATCTAAGCCAAGTGTAATTGTGATTTGAGTTTATCTCTGAGCACCTTTCTACAGGCAGCTCTGTCTCTTACCTGTTTTCACAAAACCAAAACGCCTAACTCTGCCATTTCGCAAACAAGAATATCTTAGTGGTCCTCAGAACTAGAAGCAGTGGGAATTCTTGACTCTAGTCGTGGTGGGTTTGCTGACTGAGATGGGGCAAGTCCCATCATCACATGTGGATGAAGTCAGTGCTTTGAGATTCTTGGATGAAGgaggggacccccccccccctcccccagcccacacacctttttttttttagctttgggGAAAGATGTAGGGCCTTTTCCCACCTTTCTACTCTGTAACTTTCACTTTTGCCTGAAGTAACAGCACCTGCTTCTACTCCATCTGGAAATTTTTTTGCACCATCTAGGTTAGCAAACCACATAGTTAGCTTAATGCTTGAAAAAAGACTCATCATCTCGAAAACCCAATCAATTCCAAAGTGTATTTTGGTTTTCCTTGTTGCCCCTTCCTAAAACATGAGTTCAATACAAAGTACTTTATACTCTtggttgtgacttttttttcccaaataaaaaaataactgaagctcATGTCTGGAAAAATTGTGTTGTGAGACCTATAATCTTTCCTCCTCGGCTCAGCCCCTGTGGTCCTCTTCATATTCTTGATTGGCTGGTTTTCCTCCCTGGTACTTCACTCAAGTTGAGAACGCAGATGGTTTTGATGAGGAATCGGCTTTGGGATCAAGAGCCCTGGAGAAGGTTGGGGGTGGAGTTGTGTGAGCGGGGATCCCTGCCATGTGTTCAGAGGCTCTGTTGTGGCACATCTTTGAGACTATGACCCTGGCCGAGAACTGCTCTCACAGGATGTGTTAGAATCCTGACCTTTGAGCCGAAGCTTAAAGCCAAAGAGAATGGTAAGAGGACTTAGGACTAGAGCTGTGAGGCAGTAGCCCTTGTAGGTACACTTAGCTGATTCGAAGGGGCTAAAATAGCAGAGGTGTGTGTTCTGGGGCTGTGTACAGCGCGTTGCTTACCTTTTCGTTACAGTCACCTCATGGTCTCTATTCTTCACCCGAGGCCAGGCCCACAACCTGCTATCCAGTCATTTGCCTGTCCTTCAATAAGAGGTTACCATGTCTGGCGGATAGGTTTGGAATTCGGCACCAGTCTTTTCTGTCCTGTCTGGGCTAGGTCCAGAGAGAAGCAGTTAGCCCTGAGACCCAGACAACTACTATCTTTTTTCTCCTTGAGGGAGGAAATAAAGCCAGGGAATGTGCTGTCTGTCTACAGCATGGGAAGAcgaaaataaaaagtttccaaCAGCTTTGGCTTGTGTGTGTGGTATGAAACATTTTCCTACAGGAGTGGGACTGGTTCTAAATTTGCAGGTAGGAGAAACTTTGAACTGGGTTACCATAATGGAAAGGATGGGACGACCTGCCGCTGGAGGCATTCTCCCACCCCTCTGCAGTGTCAGTCTGGAGCAGGATTACTTTATATGGTCATCTGTCAAGAAGCACTGACAGTTCCCTCCATACAGCAAATGGAGGACATGTCCCCCAGGGTCCTTGGTGACACCTTTGGAAGACTTGAGTAGTGGCTCAGGGCTTCTTACTGTCTTTGCACAGAGAGACTAGATGCCTTATGTATGTCGAGATATTTGTGATTCcccaaggagaaaggaaaactgcATCTAGTATGCTTTGCCTAtactagttgctcagttgtggattTCATCTCTGTAAATAATAGTCCTCTGAGGAAGCAGGATGATGTAATGGAGATGGGAACGGGGGACCTGGGAGGTTCGGAAGACCTCAGTTCTAAAAATAGTGGTAATAGGAACTATTTATCCAGCACTTATCAGATACCAGGAGCTCTGGCTCAGTGCTTGCATGTATTACCTTACTTCATTCTAAGCGTACTCATCATGAGCCTCATCttacagatcaggaaacagaCTCAGCAGGATAACTCACTCAACCAAAACGTCTCCACTAATAAACAGCCAAATTTGCGGGTATTTGCCCCTAAAAAATCTCTCAACTCCTACCTCATACTGCCTTCATGGGGCAAGAACACTTCATCCCTTTAGTCCTGTTTATCACTGAAAAGAAATTGTTAGGCCAGACTGAATCAAGTCAACGAATGGTCAGTAGTCACGGAGGACAGTGCTTCCCCAGTTTTTCACATCACAGTCCTCAAAGGAATATTTGTAGAGCCCACTTCAGTGGATGGAAACAAAAACTCAAGGTTTCCACTTCTACCGGGCCTGACAAGGGGGTTGAGAGGTGGTGGAGGGCTTTCTCATCACTCTTGTTTCCCAGTAGAGAGCGCAAGTTGCTGATCCCGACGTGGACGGCGGCTTCCAAACACAAACTACCACAATTGGGCATTAGGAGGACTTGATGGGAAGCGATTGTGCCTAGAAGATACAGCGGTGGGAGATAATTGAAACCACCCGAGAGACAGTAGCTTAATAAAATCTCTCCTTGTTCTTAGCGGAATTGAAACTACATAAACGGAAAGAAATCCCCCCTGTAACAGAATAGCAGATTTATATTTTAGCAAAATGGATTATGTAAAAATACACTCGGAGGTAAGATTATGCATCTCCTCGACTTTTACAGTCAAGAGTAGGGACGCGGAGCTGGCCTTTGATGGTAGGTGGGCACAGATGCGGCGATTCGACTGACGTCATCAGCCAACCTTTTCAATTACTGAAGGGCTTGCAGTCCTCAGTATTTTGCATGAAAACGACACTGTGAAAACGCACACACGAAGTGACACTTCCTTTTGCCTAGTTTTACCTTAGGGCCTGAAACTGGTCGCTAGTTAGGGGCTTCACTGAGAACGGCAGGAAAGGACTGCAAGGCCGGGACCTAACGCCATTACTTGGGACGCACTAGGCAAGGGCTGCCCCAGGCAATCATGACCGGCTCCGGGCGGACCGGCATGAGCAGACCAATTCAAAGCGTTACCACAGAAAAAAGCGAGTGGGTGACAGCGCCAGACGGCGGGAACCTCACCGGCCGCTCCGCCCCTTCCCGCGCAGATCAGGAGCTTGAGCCAATAGAAACTGGAGATATAGATGACTCACCGTGCCTGACCAATCACCTCGACGCGCTCGCTCCTCCATTATCTCGCGCGAGAACCAGGAGACCGTCTACTTCACAATAAAAACCTTTCTTGGGCGTTAAAGACTTCTTTCTCCGCCCCTCGAGCCAACGCCGGAAGTGAGTGTACGGATCCCTCCGCGTTCTCTGGCGGCGGCCTAGAGTGACTCTTAGATCTTAAAAGCCTTGTAAAGAAGTGCACCTTTTTCCTGAGGCCGTAAATAAAAAAACAACTAATTCTCTTTTCACTGGTATGCCCTAGACATAAAAGTGGGAGATTTGGAAACGGTCGGGGCGTCGGATAGATGACAATACGTGGGTAGGAGGCGCGAGTCACGTGACGGCGGCGGAAGGATGTGGTCTGTGATGCGTCCTCACAGAGGCAGAGTCTATAAAGGAGCCGCGCTTGGCTTGCTGTCGCCATTTTTTCTTCCTCCCGCCCATAGATGTAGGTCCTCCGGGCAAGTGCGCAGTCTCTCCTCCCGCTCCCCCAGGGTCCGCGGCCACCATGGCGCATTAGAGGCAGCAGTGCCAGCGGCAGCATCGGCCTttgcagcggcggcagcagcaccAGGCTCTGCAGCGGCAACCCCCCCAGCGGCTTAAGCCATGGCGTAAGTACCAGGGAGGAGCCGCTCTGGCCGGGGTCCCCAGGTCGGTGAGGGGTTTTCGCCTGCTTGGGCGCGGCCGACGGCCTGGCGGCGTCGCGGAGGGGAAGCGGTTTTACGAGCGCCCTGGACGCGTGACTCCGGCTTGGGTGTCTCCGAAACACCGGTGCCCTTGTGTCGGGGGGCCGCGGCGTTTTGCCGTAGAGCCAAGCCCTGGTCGGCCCCGGGCTCCCCGGAAACCACCGGAGTCCCATTTGGCGTCTCGCGAAACGTGGCAGCAAAGATGGCGGCGGGGCAGGGCGGCGGCCGCGGCCTGAGTCGTAGGGGCGTGGGCGGGGCCGGCGGCTGGTGCCGGATTTGGGCGCGAGGGTGGGGCGACTTCCTCTTGTGGCCGCTACGGAAGGGCCGGGCGTCCATCTTGTGCGGCCTCATAGAAGGGTGACACCATGGCCTTGGGGCCACGTGGTCGTCCGTAGTTTCAGCATGGAGTGGAGTTCGGATTTGGCCATCCTGCCTAATGGGTGAGAAGATGAAATTCTCGGACCAGCTCATTTCTAATGGGACTCGATTTCTAATTGTTACCCAGGCTTTTCACGGCATTCAGCAGCAGCCTTGCTGTAACCGACAAAGACACCTTCGAATTAAGCACATTCCTCGAATTAAACACCAAAACCTCGCAACATGGCCGAGATGAGTTTCCTGAGCAGCGAGGTGTTTGTGGGGGACTTCGTGTCCCCCTTCGACCAGTCGGGTTTGGGGGCTGAAGAGAGCCTAGGCCTCCTAGATGACTACCTGGAGGTGGCCAAGCACTTCAAACCTCATGGGTTCTCCTGCGACAAGGCTAAGGCAGGCTCCTCCGAATGGCTGGCTGTGGATGGGTTGGTCAGTTTCTCAGACAACAGCAAAGGTaaggagggatttttttttttttaatctgctcgTGGGATCTGGTGATAGGGGTTTCTACATTTGATTCACGTTTCTTCCGacttttttatcttttccagagGATGCTTTCTCCGGGACAGATTGGATGGTGGAGAAAATGGATTTGAAGGAGTTTGATTTTAATGATACCCTGTTGAGTATAGATGACCTGGAAACCATGCCAGATGAGCTCTTGGCCACGTTGGATGACACGTGTGATCTCTTTGATCCCCTAATCCAGGAGACTAACAAGGAGCCCCCCGAGATAGTGAACCCAATTGGCCATCTTCCAGAAAGTTTACCAACAATTGACCAGGGTGCCCCCTTCACTTTCTTGCAACCTCTTCCCCCTTCCCCAGGGGCCCTGTCTTCCACTCCAGATCATTCCTTTAGTTTAGAGCTATGCAGTGAAGTGGTTATCTCTGAAGGAGATAGCAAGCCAGACTCCACCACTTCCATTACTGTGATCCCTCAGTGCATAAAAGAGGAGGATGCCCACTCAGATAACGATAGTGGCATCTGTATGAGCCCTGACTCCTCTCTGGGCTCTCCCCAGCATAGCCCCTCCACCTCCAGGGGCTCTCCAGATAAGAGCCTGCTATCTCCAGGTGCCCTCAGTGGCTCTTCCCGCCCCAAACCCTACGACCCTCCTGGAGAGAAGATGGTAGCAGCAAAAGTAAAGGGTGAGAAACTGGATAAGAAGCTGAAGAAAATGGAGCAGAACAAGACAGCAGCTACTAGGTATCGCCAGAAGAAGAGGGCAGAACAGGAGGCCCTCACTGGGGAATGTAAAGagctagaaaaaaagaatgaggctCTGAAAGAGAAGGCAGATTCCTTGGCCAAGGAGATCCAGTATCTTAAAGATCTGATAGAAGAGGTTCGCAAAGCAAGGGAGAAGAAAAGGGTCCCTTAGTTAGGGTAGTCAGGAGTATGTGCGCTTGTATATAGGAGGCTGAAGctgttttaataaattattttgtagTGAAAGTACTCCTGCAGTCCGGTGTGTTGCCTCTGGTAAAAGTCCTGATGAATCCCCCAAAGTCTCAATTGCTGTGGGTTGGCTGTCAGTATTTAAACGCACAGATCTTATTTAAATTTCTTGACACTGTTGGGCCATAGGTGAAGATTTAATAACCTGCTGTGCCTAAGTAGGGGTGGAACCTGGACCCTTTGCATTAAGAGCAGGAGTTTTAACCTTtgggccatgagggaagccccaggatgaCTGATGGGACTTGAAACAATGAGTTGGTTTACATCCCTCCAGTAGGTGGTTGGGTTTTCGCTGAAAACCAAGACTTGACAAAAAACCAAACCATTAGATTTGACGCTACCACCCTTGGGTGTGAGGCTGTGGAATTTAGCCTAAGAAAcgggggtgggggtaggaagAGCTTGGACTCCACTTCTGTTTTGTGCCAACATTAAATACCCACCAGATAAGACCCCATGtatgtgtgaagttgctcagtcgtgtccgacaccaCGGACtagtctaccagactcctctccgtgggattctccaggggatcttcccaacccagggattgaacctgtgtctcctgtattccaggcagacgatttaacctctgagccaccagggaagctgaagtgGATGAGTGGGGTCAAAAGGTTGGCTGGTTCTCAGGCTCCCCTCTGGCACCTAGGCCAGCTGGAAGGCCTGCTATCCATTGGCGGTGGGAATCGGGGAAGAGTGTCAGCATGGAAGGGCACTGGGGTTATGCTGCTATTGAAACCCTGGCTGGTAACATCTTAAAGCAGGTTATGGCAgacattttctttgggattgttcAGACGATCCCAGCCTAGATAGGTTTCTTCTTCCCTTAGGTCCTTTGGAGCCTGTGCAAGGAAGATGAGTGTACTATCATGAAGGACAGTGTAGCTGAGTGGGTCACAAGGGTGATGGGAATGTGGCACCAGGCACTGTTGTAAACACAGTGCCCATGGTGACCCATGTCCTACAGCAGGGGGTATTCAGAGTGGTAGGGCTAGCTGTTTGAACCCAGGGCTGGGCTGCTTGGTGACCTAGGTGGGAATTTCCCTCCAGCACACCAAGGGTGTATGTGGCCTTCGTGACTTTCGAGGTCTTAAGTACCTAAGGACAGGGAAAGTTGTGGACACAGAGAATGGGGAGAGCACCTGAGAAAGCAGCTCAGGCAAAGCCTTGGAGGTGGGGATGGAACCCCAACAAATAACCTCCAAGAGGATGGCCCCACCCCAGCTCTGCTAGAGGAAGTCACTGGAGATGGCCCACCCAACTCTAGCATAAACTTGCCTCCCACCCACATGTGCCCATGCGGCTGTCTGGCTAGGGCCTCAGCCGGCCCTTCCACTCATGGAGGCCCAGGGCAGTGGATGGCTGGACCAGCCCACCCCATGTGGAAGCCACAGGAAGTTACCCTAGGGTCTCCTCCAGGCAAATGTGCCAGCTGCTCCAAACCACCAGAGACATGCTTCCAGGTGCTTCACAGCCATTCAGAGAACTGGTCTTTCTAGCCTTGGCCACAACACAGCAACCCAGTGTCCTCTTTCTTGGCTCCCGAGCCTGCCTTTCCCATCAGATGTCAGGTGCATCTTATTAGGAAAGGGGGCCTGATCAGCCTGTTCTTCAGAGAACAAACTCCTGGTGAGAGGCAGTGAGCAGCTGAGCCTGCTTCTTGCTAAGCTACTTAAAAGAGGAAGCACACCCAACCACCTCTCCCtgtggggggaggagggtggagagCTCAGGGCACACCAGCCTCTCCCTTCTTGGACAAGCCCATCTGAGGACATTGGCACAACACTGATTTGGAGTCTCGGCTCCTTTCCGCCCACCTTGACTTCCTGGAAGGCAGGCCAGCTTTCTACTCAGATGGTGGCCACCTGCAGACAGGAAGGATTCCAACCTGGACTCAGGCAGGTCTGTGGTCCCTCTGTGTCCCCACTGAGGATGGAAAGCTGGCTAATAACCAGGGAAAGTGCTCCCCATGCCAGGATGGGTGTGTAAGGGGTAAAATCTGCACTAAAGAAGCCATGGTGGGGTGGGCCAACTCTTCCCAGCCATGGAGCCCTTCGGAAGTTCTCACCAGACAATGCATGTCCCAAGGAGCCTTTTAggcatgggtgggtgggtgggggcccTACAAGAGCCAGACTAGCAGCCTGAAGGCCTCCAGGGCCCTTTCTCCACAAGGCCCCCAACTTGTCCTCAGAAGGAACTCCTGGGGCTACCAGGACTTGTCATCAATACCACACTGAAGCCCCACTCACCCACTCAGGCATTCTGCTCAGCAGTACCTGTGCCCGCCAGATGTGGCCCAGCCTCCACCTTCCCCCTCACCTCGCTAGTTCCCACCTCATGACAgaagtaagaggaaaaaaaagtagcCTTTGATATATCTGTCCCCCAACTGTGTGTGCACGTGCCCTGGGCACTGGCCTGAGGCAGCAGTGATCCCTCCCTCAGATCCTGGTGTCGGCTTCCCTGGAATGAGGCCCCAGCAGCTGTGGGTGCTATTTTTGCCTCAAGAGCTGCCTTCTGAGCCGTGGCTGCCCGCCAGGGGGAGGAGGCCCATGGAGGCTGTGAACTGCTCTCTGCTGGCATCTGCACTGGGGCTGGGCCCAAGGACTTCTCACCTGGAGCCTAAGAAGCagctggaggggtgggagggtggtggtggaggcTCCTTGGTACTGGGGGAGACAACGGGAAACACCCTGTTGGAGCAGTACACAGCCCCTGGACCACATTTATTAGAACCCAAAGCCCACCCAGTGGCCCTCTTCCTGTCAGAGGTGTGGTCCCCAAGGGCCCAGTGACCGGCCTCTCCACAGCAAACAACCCAGAGGCCCTCCCTGGGCCAAAGCAAACAGAACAGTCGGAAGTGTTTCTTCCTGGGAGGCAGGTGGTACCTCCTGAGCCTGGAAATGTGAGCTCAAGTCTGAGCGAAGGTCCTCCCGTGGGCTTCCAGCTTGCCAGCTCCCCCAGGGGTTCCCCACCCCGGGCTGAGACGTCAGAGGAGGCTGCGCCCTCCTGGGAGCCTAGCTGCCGAAATATTCCTGCTGGAACTTCTGGAAGTCTTCCTCGGTGAACACGGTGCCCTcggccttcttcttcttcttggtcTTGGTCACAGGCCGGTCACAGGCCTTGCGGCCCCGGTTCTGGCGCACAATCTGGGGGCGTGTGGGGGTCAGGAGCCCTGGGTGGTGACTCCGCCACCTAGAGCCCCACAGCGTGGCAGGGCTGCCCTCTCCCCCGGCCCTCACCAcatctggggagggggagggcacaTCGTTTCCATTCACAGAGGAGCCAACCGAGGCCCAGAGGGGTCGCCGGGGAGTGAGGCCAGGCTCCCACCTTCCCTGATATGCTGTCAGTCCTCTGAGGAGGCCCCTCACTGCACAGCAGTGTGTCCAGCTGGGGCCCCACCAGCCACCCGCCACCCGCCACCCGCCACCCTAGGCTCAGGGCTGAGACTCCCAGGGATCCCCGAGACAGCCTCAGCGTCCACCCCCACTTCCCACAGCGCATCCCCCTGACGAACCTGCCGGGTGATGGATTCGTCCACTGTGCTTCTTGCACTGGTCATAAACCTCAGGTTTACTCCAAGGTAACCTCGACGCTCTCTCTTCCGGAACTCAGCtgtggaggcagggagggtggTATCATTCCAGATTCACTCCGTGGAAGCCTTCTGGGTCCCCTTCTGATacctccccactccaccccaacCCCTCAGCCCTGCTGAAGGCCCCATCATCCATTCCCCATGTCACTGCAACAGTCTGGCTTCTTATGTCAAAACTACACTCCACATAGATCCCGCTCAAAGTCCCCCTTGGTTCCAGCTGCTCAAgtgatttattcaacaaatgtgtcCTGGGcatttactgtgtgtcaggcactgttctaggtgcaaACGCACAGAGCCAGAAACAGCAGAGCAAAagtcctgccctcatggagcttccaTTCCGAAGGAAGAGAGATGGTAAACAAGGCAAACAGTAGTTCAGAAGGTGGACGttttatggagaaaaaaagaacGGCAATCAGAAAGGAGGAATGCAGGGGATGGGGGGAAGGTGGCAATTCTAAATAAACAGCAGGCTCTGAGAAGACCCGAAATTCACTGAAGGAAATTCTGAGCAAAGACTGGAGGAAAACAGCATTAAACTGTGGGCGGAAGAGCATTCTGGACAGAGGGAAGAGTCAGTGCAAAGGCTCAGAGGCAGAAGTGTGACTAATGTGCTTGAAGGAAGCGGAGGGGTGAACCTGAGGGCTGGAAGCTGGAGGGGGCAGATCTTGGGGGGCTTTCAGCAGGCACGGAGGCATGAGAAGAACTCAGGCTCTCACTGAGGCTGATGGGAGCCCCTGGAGGGTGCAAGGCAGGGTAGAGACAGGTCTGACTTAGGATTTTATGGCATCACTTCAGCTGCTATGCTGAGAACCAGAtgactgggggagggggaaggaggaggccaATTAGGAAGTTTTTGTAATAATCCAGGCAAAAGACGGTATAGCTCCGACCAAGGTGGCATCCACAAAGGTTGGCCCTGAGAGCCCTCACTCATGTGCCATGGCAgggtggtgggatggggtggggatggagggggtGCCCGCTCCACCCTGGAATCACTGTGGCTCAACCCAGGCTCACTTCCCTGATTTCACACTTGCTCCTGCTGTCTTACCTCCCCAAGACTCATAGTTCTTTTAACAAATACCTGAACACCTTTATATTGCACCAGGCCCTGGGGAAttgaggcttctcttgtggctcaagacagtaaagaatctgcttgtaatgtgggagacctgggtttgatccctgggttgggaagatcccgtagagaaggaaatggcagcccattccactttcttgactggaaaatctcatggacataggagcctggcgggctaccgtccacggggttacaaaagagtcagacacaactgagcaactaacactgggGATTTGCAGACACATTAGGAGCTCAAGTCCTGCCACAGGTCAAAACATCAAAACACCCTGCCATCCTGCCCACACTGTTTCTCAAGTCTGTACATCTCATTAAGTGTCACCAAATCCCTCAAGATGCTCCCTCCATCCTCACAGCCAATCCACCACTGACACCATCAACACAGCTTCCATCTGCAGGACTCTCTTGTTATCTCTGCACTGTCACCGGTGCTCAGGCCACAGCACCTTCTGCTTGAAGGGACAGGTGGGAGCAGGGCTCTGGAGACACACTGCCTGGTTTCCACCTGTACCATCTGGGCAGGGGTCTGTTTCTGCATCTGAGCAATGGGGGTAATGACAGCGCGGACCTCACAGGGTTGTGAGGAACAAATGAGCAAACATTTGTCAGAGGCTGAGAACAGCACCCAGAGTGTTAACTTGTATTAAACGCTCGGTGTCTCACCCTCCTTTACTGTATGTCACCTCAACCAGGCTTCTTTCTTTCGACATTTCAAAGATTAATAGTAAACTTCTGATTGCACATATGCCAACAGTATACTTCCCCCAGCTCATTCTTATACTTCCATCAGGTCTGTGCTTAAATGTCGCTTCCTCAGTGAAGTCTTTATTCTAAGTCCCTTTCAAAGTACCCTAGTTTTACACAAATCTCATCACAGAGACCCAACCTGACCCAACCCAAACCCAAAAACAGTTTGAAAACGCTGATTTTGAAACTCCTCAGTGTTCTCTCCCCACTAGGACTGTAGACCTTGAGGGTCGGGACGATGTGACTCGTTCATCTCCGTGTTCCCAGGACCCCGCTCCGCGGCCGTCGCACGGCAGGTAGTCTGGAAACGCCTGGGTAACACGTGAAGCCCTGAGTCCAGCGCCAGTTCCTCCAGGGCACCGCCCCCGGCCCCCGGAAGCAGCGCGTTCAGCCCCTTCCCAAGCTCACCCAGCGCAGACTTGGGCACCTTTCCCTTGGCGGAGTTCCGCAGTTTCTGGGCCTGGGTCGCCTTCGCCTTCCGGGTCCGCTTCATCTGAGCTTGGCTCGGTTTGGTGTGTCCTGGAGCGGCGCCGGGGGCTGTAAAGAACGGGCTCGGGTAGGAGGGCGCTCAGGGTTCCCATCCCACCGAGGCTAAGACTGGTTTGGATCGTTTGGCGCCCTCGGGgctcctgccctcagcccctgccACCTTCCCGCCTGGCCGAACGTCCTCGCACAGAGCCTCCTCACCCTCAGGAGCCCCCAGTAGCTCCAAGCCGCGCCGCAGCAAGGCAGCCGACATAGCTGCCCTTAG
This window encodes:
- the RPS19BP1 gene encoding active regulator of SIRT1, translated to MSAALLRRGLELLGAPEAPGAAPGHTKPSQAQMKRTRKAKATQAQKLRNSAKGKVPKSALAEFRKRERRGYLGVNLRFMTSARSTVDESITRQIVRQNRGRKACDRPVTKTKKKKKAEGTVFTEEDFQKFQQEYFGS
- the ATF4 gene encoding cyclic AMP-dependent transcription factor ATF-4 encodes the protein MAEMSFLSSEVFVGDFVSPFDQSGLGAEESLGLLDDYLEVAKHFKPHGFSCDKAKAGSSEWLAVDGLVSFSDNSKEDAFSGTDWMVEKMDLKEFDFNDTLLSIDDLETMPDELLATLDDTCDLFDPLIQETNKEPPEIVNPIGHLPESLPTIDQGAPFTFLQPLPPSPGALSSTPDHSFSLELCSEVVISEGDSKPDSTTSITVIPQCIKEEDAHSDNDSGICMSPDSSLGSPQHSPSTSRGSPDKSLLSPGALSGSSRPKPYDPPGEKMVAAKVKGEKLDKKLKKMEQNKTAATRYRQKKRAEQEALTGECKELEKKNEALKEKADSLAKEIQYLKDLIEEVRKAREKKRVP